In the Malus domestica chromosome 16, GDT2T_hap1 genome, one interval contains:
- the LOC139193101 gene encoding uncharacterized protein — MIGSTLAKILDKHCLEGHNFPSWYHNVKILLTLEKIVYVLDKAPPHIPFGPEATEDERAKYDKHVEDDTQAKCYLLASMNEELQRQHEGMDSASSIILHLTELYGKGMRNRHFSTVSELVKTKMVKGTPVHQHVLKMIGLIEQLENLGTPLDGELAQDFILASLFDSLSQFIMNYNMNKMDNTLSELLNMLVTTEKTMKKENVVGTAAVAYNKPSSSRPSRKAKAKERRSHPLLRPKEE; from the coding sequence atgatTGGAAGCACACTTGCAAAGATACTCGACAAGCATTGCcttgaggggcacaatttcccatcttgGTATcataatgtcaagattctcctaaccttgGAGAAAATTGTTTACGTattagacaaggctccacctcacataccttttggccctgaggccactgaggatgaacgtgctaagtatgacaagcacgttgaggatgatacacaagccaagtgctatctgttagcttccatgaatgaggagctgcAGAGACAGCATGAGGGTATGGACAGTGCATCCTCTatcatactccatcttacggagttatatggtaaAGGGATGCGCAATCGTCACTTCAGCACTgtcagtgaacttgtgaagaccaaaatGGTCAAGGGAAccccagtgcatcaacatgtactgaagatgattggactcattgaacaattggagaacctagggactccacttgacggggaattggcccaggacttcatctTGGCTTCTCTTTTTGATTCATTATCGCAGTTCATTATGAACTACAACATGAACAAGATGGATAacactctctctgagttactaaacatgttagtaaccactgagaagactatgaagaaagagaacgttgtagggactgctgcagtagcctacaacaagccatcctcttccaggCCAAGCcgaaaggcaaaggcaaaggaaagGAGAAGTCATCCACTCCTAAGGCCCAAGGaggagtga